In the Anastrepha obliqua isolate idAnaObli1 chromosome 1, idAnaObli1_1.0, whole genome shotgun sequence genome, one interval contains:
- the LOC129241873 gene encoding mucin-5AC, with protein sequence MAHKKSLEALNFTLKDLRRNNIFGGLMKLLAGDFSKTLRVIPRETPADELNACLKASPLWNNCIRLRTVRKLSNRNSLSPPTRREQRQPFLHILERRTKHLMDLKKMQTFIWSILFGLLIFVPGSTLNAIESTAGTATKVVASSLIPTVSARAIKAIPIVKTKNVTSTLKENIASRETATGVASSPLTSHKATTVLRTHSISPTEGGGLVVEVEVTAKSSITRSTKDEPLKDEVVAESARGYVVRTAEGAVAAADYKFAAEFSTTQITRTTAKALQAEFTESDVTTAAAPKAFSGSSVQSTTKVDVTTKRTKASLSRTVTADKKGGRRGAGRKGEKDGSRVNSMVAKSTTAFTPVVAAVTTETTPTSKTDAALASTTSEATTIESLSAAAAAQLVATLFPITTITDEYTHRSYLQSAADSMRTHSRQSTNSSIYNYNIDNNKGLLKAQEGYNNYETNDDSNIEHTSSSHLQRRQPQQQQTHPLQRPKIRKGVSASNNNSKIFSPNGNNNYFSSEEGAAISMLSMQQQQPLRQLRQQYTRQVQQQPHHSETIAPLTPSPTTAAVGPGIDNNLIINDIYSKQNVSNSNKPTALKNKKNAQQTMLSSAPSSNSAVLSAVTTRAVYAAAGAEVAAVGGREEVNITTTASPFPTVTTTTIRSTTRRPKATTTPRPTPSVDDYQTVISQAGTHAYLPCNVKQLVKKPISWLRVRDGHILTVDQTTFIADQRFQSIFAPNPERWSLQIKYVQLKDEGTYECQVSTEPKSSAIVTLRVVEPRTELIGEPTRHVKAGSQVKLRCIISQALEPPLFINWFHNQKQIYLHSRRGWRTEIERIELPLTEPPTTTSATTTTTTTTTTTDATTTASTTTMTSLATAAQVEGATTITGPADAVPAASAPATSAPTTTTIHSLANEFGSYSDIAHTGTDTSAVQATGAANVSGEDIGLATTMPAVSVPPSEVAADGEASALGVGNSFAFGTGNTTSSLLAAMAAAAVTMSTAVPTIAKTMLWPQTTAIITTVSTTLAAVEVRQITTASLIIPSVEKQDSGNYTCSPSNSAPKTVVLHVLNGEYSASAITSGVNGNIIIGNYRKWLGVLLLLLLQHLQHKFANSIPVLLRTIASVTLLCIWPQAERRTNAESTKTAATLSIKAPSTNLQQLASTRSDGREICSLCGGQNGRSTCQQRHDRSHDNKHNKGELPTGTNTSSSSNGGSRSARQARNGRNCDHSIWSIDWQTGCTLRLLAIMEKT encoded by the exons GTTCGACATTAAATGCCATCGAGAGCACAGCAGGGACGGCAACGAAAGTGGTGGCGAGTTCACTAATACCAACAGTGTCAGCAagagcaataaaagcaattccgatagtaaaaacaaaaaatgttactaGCACATTAAAGGAGAATATAGCAAGTCGAGAAACTGCTACGGGAGTAGCATCGTCACCGTTGACTTCTCATAAAGCGACGACGGTGCTGAGGACGCATTCAATTAGCCCAACTGAAGGTGGTGGGTTAGTGGTAGAGGTAGAAGTTACAGCTAAGTCATCAATAACAAGATCAACAAAGGACGAGCCGCTAAAGGACGAAGTCGTCGCAGAAAGTGCTCGAGGATACGTGGTTAGGACGGCAGAGGGGGCAGTAGCCGCTGCTGATTACAAATTTGCCGCTGAGTTTTCTACTACACAAATTACAAGAACAACTGCAAAGGCATTACAAGCAGAATTCACAGAAAGCGATGTGACAACAGCAGCCGCACCCAAAGCATTCAGCGGAAGTTCAGTGcaatcaacaacaaaagttgaTGTGACAACAAAGCGAACAAAAGCATCATTAAGTCGCACAGTGACAGCTGATAAGAAGGGTGGCCGGAGGGGCGCAGGTAGGAAAGGTGAGAAAGACGGAAGCCGAGTTAACTCAATGGTGGCCAAGTCAACAACAGCATTCACACCAGTAGTGGCAGCAGTGACCACAGAAACAACACCAACATCAAAAACTGACGCGGCCTTGGCTTCAACGACAAGCGAAGCGACAACAATAGAGTCGCTGTCAGCAGCAGCCGCTGCACAACTGGTTGCAACATTGTTTCCGATAACAACGATAACAGACGAATACACGCACCGGAGTTATCTACAAAGTGCTGCTGACAGCATGCGAACCCATAGTCGGCAAAGCACTAATAGCAGCATATACAATTACAATATTGACAACAACAAAGGCCTCCTTAAAGCACAAGAAGGCTATAACAATTATGAAACTAACGACGATTCCAACATCGAGCACACCAGTAGCTCACATCTACAGCGACGACAGCCACAGCAGCAACAAACCCACCCTTTGCAGCGCCCAAAGATACGAAAAGGTGTCAGtgccagcaacaacaatagcaaaatcTTCTCACCCAATGGCAATAACAATTACTTCAGTAGTGAAGAAGGCGCTGCTATCAGTATGCTGTcgatgcagcaacaacaaccactgCGCCAACTACGCCAGCAATACACCCGTCAAGTTCAACAGCAACCACACCATTCAGAAACAATAGCACCGCTGACACCATCACCAACGACAGCTGCCGTTGGGCCAGGCATTGATAACAATTTGATTATCAACGATATTTATTCTAAACAGAACGTGTCGAATTCGAACAAACCCACGGCACTGAAAAATAAGAAGAACGCACAGCAAACAATGCTATCATCTGCGCCCAGCTCTAATAGCGCGGTGCTATCAGCAGTGACGACGAGGGCTGTTTATGCAGCAGCAGGGGCGGAAGTTGCGGCAGTGGGGGGACGCGAGGAAGTAAACATCACTACCACCGCGTCGCCGTTTCCCAcagtgacaacaacaacaattaggtCAACCACTAGACGTCCAAAGGCAACGACCACACCGCGACCAACTCCCTCCGTCGACGACTACCAGACAGTGATCAGTCAGGCTGGCACTCACGCCTATCTCCCGTGCAAT gtGAAGCAGTTGGTGAAGAAACCCATATCCTGGCTGCGCGTTCGCGATGGACACATCTTGACAGTCGATCAGACAACCTTCATTGCTGATCAGCGATTCCAGTCAATTTTTGCACCAAATCCGGAACGCTGGTCGTTGCAAATCAAATATGTTCAACTTAAGGATGAAGGCACCTATGAGTGCCAGGTGTCTACAGAGCCAAAATCAAGTGCAATTGTCACATTACGAGTAGTGG AGCCGAGAACGGAATTGATTGGCGAGCCCACACGTCACGTCAAGGCGGGCAGTCAAGTGAAGCTGCGTTGCATAATTAGCCAGGCGCTGGAGCCGccactttttattaattggtTCCACAATCagaagcaaatttatttgcacaGCCGAAGAGGTTGGCGCACCGAAATCGAACGCATCGAATTACCGTTAACGGAACCCCCAACAACGACATCGGCCactactactacaacaacaacaacaacaacaacagacgcTACAACGACAGCTTCCACCACGACAATGACATCGCTAGCCACTGCAGCTCAAGTCGAAGGTGCGACAACAATTACTGGCCCAGCAGATGCGGTGCCGGCGGCATCAGCCCCAGCCACTTCAgccccaacaacaacaacaatacactcGCTGGCAAATGAGTTTGGCAGCTACAGCGATATTGCGCACACAGGCACCGACACGTCGGCAGTGCAGGCGACAGGAGCAGCAAATGTGAGTGGTGAGGATATAGGCTTGGCAACAACAATGCCCGCAGTCAGTGTGCCACCTTCTGAGGTGGCGGCAGACGGCGAGGCAAGTGCGCTGGGCGTTGGCAATAGTTTTGCCTTTGGCACTGGCAACACCACTTCATCACTGCTGGCAGCCATGGCGGCGGCAGCGGTCACCATGTCAACAGCAGTGCCAACCATAGCAAAGACAATGCTTTGGCCGcaaacaacagcaataataacCACAGTGAGCACAACGCTGGCGGCTGTGGAGGTACGACAAATAACG ACGGCATCATTAATAATACCATCGGTGGAAAAGCAGGACTCCGGCAATTACACTTGCAGCCCCTCCAACAGTGCGCCCAAAACTGTTGTCCTTCACGTGCTGAATg GCGAATACTCTGCCTCCGCGATAACTTCAGGTGTCAATGGCAATATTATTATTGGCAACTACCGTAAGTGGCTCGGCGTTCTGCTACTGCTACTCCTACAACATTTGCAACATAAGTTCGCCAATTCAATTCCGGTTCTACTGCGAACTATTGCTTCGGTGACTTTGTTGTGCATTTGGCCACAAGCAGAACGCCGCACCAACGCCGAATCAACTAAAACAGCAGCGACACTCAGCATTAAGGCCCCATCCACCAATCTGCAACAATTGGCAAGCACCAGAAGCGATGGAAGGGAAATATGCTCGTTGTGTGGCGGACAGAATGGCCGTAGCACTTGCCAGCAACGGCACGACCGGAGCCATGACAACAAGCACAACAAAGGTGAGCTCCCCACAGGCACcaacaccagcagcagcagcaacggcGGTAGCAGGAGTGCAAGGCAGGCGCGCAATGGCAGAAATTGTGATCACAGCATTTGGAGCATTGACTGGCAAACCGGCTGTACGCTACGTTTGCTAGCAATAATGGAGAAGACTTGA